In Solanum lycopersicum chromosome 3, SLM_r2.1, the genomic stretch tgtaaattactctatgagagcAAAGGCTAGCAacgagtgattatgttatgggaagtagctctacttgtgaatgagactagagtacaatgtagctctacttgagaatgagtctagagtgcataaaagcccttcatacTCATTAagtatgtgcctacatgggatatgtcctagttctacccttgacAAGTTttacaccctcatcggagtaggttagaactccagattccatgcctagctatcatggtctatgtcgtttattgtctattctcatcttGTGGGATatttactagcattagagaagttctatgaagtgtaggtagtggtatgagacgctatctagacattgcaaaataggctttgaaggtgttagttagagtccctaggtcttgtctaagaccattacttgaatgtccttcaTGTGATTAATGGGtcttaaatgaattaatgaatgtaatgacttatgCTAAGAAAGTATGCTAAATGAagtagtacttatctagagtaattaagggttgtctagttaaggtgtgaagggggcataggaatggtcacttcttatccTACTTAGATAAGTcttgagaatgactctagttagggaagttcgttgattatgtggacatgatctaagacttaggtaatcttaaggattatataggtaatcttgaaggggtcactatggacgttatcttcttgatttacttaagtaagtcttgttatagcctttggaaggagaatctCATATCACCTATATGATAATGTATTAACTGAGAATAATTCTATTTTAAGgagtctaaaggatctcttaagtgtgtgtgtaagaaatcgtatgggcggtcgcttcacaactcactcaagtgaaccttagagtcGCCTTGGTAGGAGAATCTCATGTTCTTATATTGatatctcttaagtgtgtacgtgactcattataagtaatcttgagggtcatttaggcacatctagagagggtgtatgggtggtctctctttgtcttacttaagtgaatCTTTGGATAGATTTTAGTGAGAAGGTTACATGCTAAATGGTTTTTAAAGTGAAGTGAAGGatcttcactgtaacagtgaattgaGTTCACCATACAGTGAAGTGACCTCAATGTAATGTTTGCTAAAAATGTGACTTTTtgttaaatgatttttatgtgtttctaagttgttaaatgttgttcttatttatagtatgatgtttttatcaaaattcaggaaaatcatgttatatattaaatttctctttttcatggtttttgcatggcttccatgcttttagtacatctaatgtggtaaccccttcttttcaatttttgacTAAAGAGTAGGGAAATGAAATGTTGATGTGCCATGGAGGATTTATATGTTTCTAACGCTTTTAAGATGatgtattggtgagtcctcattgattcgAGGAAAATTTCTACAAGTTCCTTATGTCTAATTCTTTAccttttatgtcttgtatgggattagtcccaagtgttgtaaactctaaagtttagatggttcaagtagATGATGTAAAGACTTAAGGTTTGAATGAGAAGTCTTCCGCTTGACAattgtttatgaaagagtttttcGTTTgtgaaaaaagtttaaaatttttactcattttagaatgtttattatgcattgaatgatacgagaggcttagatgagacctcttgaagtctcatttgttGTGTGACGACACAATGATGTcttaacttctagggtgtacttgcgggtcgtcacaagatccacctagaaagctacattTATGTTTAGCTTTACTTTGgtcggtagaccaccttccattaGTGTAAGGTCTtgcaacaccggattccacacttagatcttgtggtctatgtcggttaaggaaagtgttccctaaactaaaatgaagcaATGAAGTATATACTAACTAGGGTCACTTAAGGGGTTTGATTTAGCCTAGGTagaggtatgggactctacctaccctttgcactagtttgccttgagggaAGCTTTAGTAAGTTGgtactatatatgtatatgctaaTGATGTGAATGATGATAATATGTGGACTTTACATGTACATTATATCACATTGATGAGGTGTATCTAGTCTATGATGTTAAGGTATGATGTCAACTATCCTTAAAGGTTATATTAtatgaagttggacattggttatgggttcttgttgggttacttgattcaCTAacgttatggggctttgcttgatTATTGCactgttgacttgataaggattcatgagtacTTGTGTTGCTAATTATGCTATGataaactcttattcatgcttttgatgttattccttgatgatagggttgtagtagatAATGGGTTCAAGTATGGTGGTATTCATATTACTTACTTTGCCTTAATAAATATGTCTTGTTTCTTGGTATAGTTTGTGTGATTATGCATAAGACTTTCAAAGCATAAAATGGCATGATTTaactaaatgtcctttttagcatgatttgacattatatgtgcatatggtctcatacttagtacaagtggcgtactaaccccattttctccctttttcccaaacattttaggttctggtcgcTGAAGGCTCATTCGAGATGACCTGCAGAagacttggatattctctaccaTCCGATGGATAGGTTCTCACTTCTCGAGGGCAATACCAATATCGAGCTTATGTTGTTTAGGTCTACAGCTTATATGTTCCTTctatttttgtcacgacccaaatccgggccgcgactggcacccacacttaccctcctatgtgagcgaaccaaccaatctaaaccttaacatttcaatgtaataacaacagaaagtaatgcggaagacttaaactcattaataaaaaccaattcaataactatcaatattcaacatctattatttccaaaacctggaagtcatcattacaagaatatctactttaaactactaattctaagagtttctaagaagctaaaaatacataagaagctagtccatgacagaagttcaaggcatcaagacatgaaggagaagatccagtccaagctagaagcgttagctcaccctgaagatccggtgtgacgaatactggcttgagttactgttgagtcgaagatgacggcacgtttgctgcactccacaaataataaaaagaaaaacataaaagtaggggtcagtacaaaccacgggtactgagtagatatcatcggccaactcaaaatagaaaacagtatgcattaagcaatatcataaaatcagctaatatccttagcatgcagcatttacagttaccataacccttggttacaacaccaagcacatcaatgaggactcacacctcctcatcatactcatttgggaatttagttcattagattggatatattaacatatttcaagattcattatctttattcccctcgtgtcggtacgtggcACTCCGCtgctcaatatactatcctggtgtcggaacgtgacactccgatcctcattctatcctggtaccggaacgtggcacccgatccatattctatccttgtgtcggaacgtgacacccgatccatattctatcctggtaccggaacgtggcacccgatccatattctatcctggtgtcggaacgtgacacccgatcatattctatcctggtgtcggaacatgacacccgatccatattctatcctggtaccggaatgtggcacccgatccatattatatcctggtaccggaacgtggtacccgatcaatattctatcctggtgtgggaacgtgacacccgatccatattctatcctggtaccggaatgtggcacccgatcccctaatctcaccactttcgttcatcaagccttctttgttaccaaggcatcatcattaacaaagtagattagggtttcttttaaagattagggattcaatagcttcatcatgcttatttattcacaattacataatcacatcattcatgcaagcatacaattaagcatatagaaggtttataatactactaacacatatcattcgctattaagagtttactacgaatagcatgaaataaccataacctacctttacaaaagaattggaatcaacaagaaatttcccaagctttgatattccctctgcctcttgatcgatcaatttctctctctccttgttctctctattttctttattcaaaccctctttgttttaccctagttaacatataattaagtgtaaaagatggcaataataccccactaattaacttagggttacctcttttaacccccatgaatttcatttattattataaacccacgaactttataattacggcaagaatagtcaaaaacgtcccttaaaacttaaccagaaatccgactccaactgggattatgataactgtgacgggccgtcgtgcctgcgacggtccgtcctgcaggtcatcgcagagttcagagacccaaatttctaCCAagggtttgtgacggtccgtcacacctgtgacggtccgtcctgccattctgtcacaaagttcagagagtcgattttcagtacccaatttcagattttctatgtgttttgaaacgatggatcacgacggttagtcgtgcctgtgacggtccgtcctgcgtgtccgtcagagagttcagagagtcgatttcagcacccaaatttcagaatttctaagtgttttgggatgagacaccctcgacggtccgtcgtgcccatgacgttccgtcgtgaggtccgtcgcttctgcaagtttttccagaattgaagtctgttgctcaaaacgactaaacgggtcgttacaattttcatttgagtacgatttgtataagcctatatgttgcttctttacattgatgtagggctatgcATAATTTGTTATGATCGTTTTAGATGgctatgagatgagacaatctttaagactatgttctatcttatatatatatatatatatatatatatacatatatatatatatatatgtatgtatgtatgtatgtatgtatgttcaataaaagtagaaggctatgaacccttcctatacgaagggtctatatatactcgatacggttatatattttgtgtatgtagaggtctatctaaacctccaattagaaataatgaaaatttttaaattcttctatACTTTTGACTTATGAATGCAATGATTAAACTAAGaggatagtcttagtcctcgAACAGGATGACGCtaccggttacgtctagggggtaaacccggatgtgacatcaAGTTCATAAAAACTGCAAAtgcattagtcaatccaaaagacATAACCAAAAATTCATAGTGCCCATAACGTTTCCTAAATGCCTTTATTTGGAATATCTCCAGGATTAATCTTCAATTGTTGATATCTGGATCTTAACTCAACTTTAGAGAAGATCGATGCACCTTGCAAttgacaaaaagataaaaaaaaagatcatctATTCTAGACAAGGGGTACCTATTTCGAATAGTGACCTTATTTAATTGTCGGTACTCTATACACATCCTCGTGCTACCGTCTttcttcataataaataaaatcagaGCACTCCATGGGGAAGCACTAAgatgaataaaacccttatcaagAAGCTCTTGGATTTGAGCCTTGTGTTCTCTAAACCCTGTCGAAGCCATACGATACGAAAGGatagaaatggggtgagtaccaTGCCCTAAGTCAGTACAAAAATCTATGTCTCTATACGGAGGCATGCGAGGCAAGTTATTTGGAAAACTTCATTAACTTCTGACACCACTGAAATAGACCCAATGGATGGAGCTTCAATCTCAATATCCCTAATATGAGCCAAATAAGCTAAACAACCCTGATCTACTAGTTTACTAGCCCGAATGGAGGATATTATCTTAGCTTGCTTTGTCCTCTCCACCCCTTCCCactctaatttttcctttaacGGAATTTCCAGAGTTACTAACTTAGTATTACAATTAAAAACAACATAGTTGGGAGACAACCAAGTCATGCCtaagataatatcaaaatcatccatatcCAAAATCACCAAATCACCCCAAGTCTGAAGTCCCATAAACAAATTAAGGCAAGCATGATAGATATCGATGACTATGAATGACTCTCCAACCGGTGTAGAAACATGTATATGTGCATCAAGAACTTCACATAGCATCTCAAAATTAGAGACAAAACTCATAGACACATAAAAATaggtagaacctggatcaaacaacacattaGTCATCCAGTCATAGACAAAAAAAGTACTTGTGATCACTGCATCAGACGCCTCTGCCTCATTTTTGCCTGGAAAGGCATAGCATCGTGCTCGCTCATCCACACGAGCCACCTCTCTGCCAGGTTGCGTGTTACCCCTACCTCTGTTATCATCTCCTCTGCCTCCACAATTGCCTATTTTATTTCCTACTTGACCAATTTGTTGACATCCTAAATTTACCATTATTACTGTTTCTCGCGGGTACAATTGCTGGAGAAGGTTGTTGTTCGGACTCAAACACACGCGGTTGTGGACAGTCTTTCATTATGTGTCCAAAATCCCCATAATTAATGAAAGTGCGGCCGCCAGATGGTCTTCTTCCGCCACATGCACAATACTCTGAcaagatataaaattataaaatggaGTACCCGAATAGTTACGTTTATAGGTGGCATGGCAGACTAAATTGGCTTGGACGCGAGTGTAGGTCAACTGGATCCTACAGCATAGGAGCCTTGAAATTTTCTACAATTCTCGGCCCTTTTTATCAATGCCTTACCTTAGCAGTCTCGCTTCACCCCTCCACTTTCTTGACATAATCAATCACCTTACTAAAACTCTTTCCTTCAGAAGTCATGTGGACTCAGGATCCAAACCTTTAACAAATAACCGAATCCTCTCTTCTCTTTAGTGGTAACAAACTGTAGCATATTTAGATAAATCTTGGAACTTGGCCTCATTAACAGACACAAACACACTACTCTGCTCTAATGCCATGAACTCATCCTTCTTCCGATCTGTCAAAGTTCTAGGCACATATTCCTCTAAAAACAAGACATGAAATTGGGTCCAAGTAAGTAGAGGTAATATATAAGACCTACACTCGATATAATCTT encodes the following:
- the LOC138347447 gene encoding uncharacterized protein, translated to MVNLGCQQIGQVGNKIGNCGGRGDDNRGRGNTQPGREVARVDERARCYAFPGKNEAEASDAVITSTFFVYDWMTNVLFDPGSTYFYVSMSFVSNFEMLCEVLDAHIHVSTPVGESFIVIDIYHACLNLFMGLQTWGDLVILDMDDFDIILGMTWLSPNYVVFNCNTKLVTLEIPLKEKLEWEGVERTKQAKIISSIRASKLVDQGCLAYLAHIRDIEIEAPSIGSISVVSEVNEVFQITCLACLRIET